From the Euphorbia lathyris chromosome 6, ddEupLath1.1, whole genome shotgun sequence genome, one window contains:
- the LOC136233118 gene encoding protein NRT1/ PTR FAMILY 8.1-like, with translation MEEEDVYTKDGTIDFRGNPANKKETGTWRACPFIIGNECCERLAYYGMSSNLVLYFKDILNQSNATASKNNSDWIGTCYTTPLIGAFLADSYLGRYWTIAIFSIIYVLGMTLLALSASVPGLKPRCYGKDNCDPTQLQSASCFVALYLIALGTGGIKPCVSSYGADQFDDTDHTEKKHKGSFFNWFYFSINVGALIASSLLVYVQMNWSWGWGFGIPAIAMAIAVVSFFSGTRLYRNQNPGGSPLTRLCQVIVASIRKYKIEVPADNSLLHETANDTESNIKGSRKIEHTKGMRFFDKAAIVTETDNIKDKADPWRLCTVTQVEELKAIARLLPVGASGIIFAAVYSQMSNLFVLQGDAMNKHVGNSSFEIPSASLSVFDTLSVLIWVPIYDRMIVPLARKFTGHPKGLTQLQRIGIGLVISILAMVSAAVLEMIRLRMIRRDNYYDLKEVPMSVFWQAPQYFMIGCAEVFTFIGQLEFFYQEAPDATRSLCSALSLITVALGNYLSSLLITIVTSISSKDGKAGWIPKNLNYGHIDYFFWVLAVMSVVNLGVFIFISKWYTYKTAVGTLR, from the exons ATGGAAGAGGAAGATGTATACACAAAAGATGGGACTATAGATTTCCGCGGGAATCCGGCAAACAAAAAGGAAACTGGAACATGGAGAGCCTGCCCCTTTATAATAG GAAATGAATGTTGTGAAAGATTAGCTTACTATGGGATGAGTTCCAATCTGGTTCTTTATTTCAAGGATATATTAAATCAGTCCAATGCTACTGCTAGTAAAAATAACTCTGATTGGATTGGAACTTGCTATACCACTCCCTTGATTGGAGCTTTTTTGGCTGATTCCTATTTGGGAAGATACTGGACTATTGCTATTTTCTCCATCATTTACGTTCTT ggGATGACACTTCTAGCATTATCAGCATCTGTTCCTGGTCTAAAGCCAAGATGTTATGGCAAAGATAACTGTGATCCAACTCAACTACAAAGTGCATCATGTTTTGTAGCACTCTACCTCATAGCTCTAGGAACCGGCGGGATTAAGCCTTGCGTCTCATCCTATGGAGCAGATCAGTTTGACGATACCGACCACACTGAGAAGAAGCACAAGGGTTCTTTCTTTAATTGGTTCTACTTTTCAATCAATGTTGGAGCTCTTATTGCTTCTTCTTTGCTAGTTTATGTACAAATGAACTGGAGTTGGGGATGGGGTTTCGGCATTCCTGCAATAGCAATGGCAATTGCTGTCGTTAGCTTCTTTTCCGGTACACGATTGTACAGGAATCAGAACCCTGGAGGCAGCCCTCTTACGCGTCTCTGCCAGGTCATAGTAGCATCTATCAGGAAATACAAAATTGAAGTGCCTGCCGATAACTCTCTCCTACACGAGACTGCTAATGATACCGAATCAAATATCAAAGGCAGCCGCAAGATTGAGCACACCAAAGGCATGAG ATTCTTCGACAAGGCAGCGATTGTGACCGAAACAGATAACATAAAGGATAAAGCAGACCCGTGGAGATTATGCACAGTAACTCAAGTTGAAGAACTAAAAGCAATAGCCCGTCTTCTACCTGTCGGAGCAAGTGGAATCATTTTTGCTGCAGTTTACAGCCAGATGAGCAACTTATTTGTATTACAAGGTGATGCAATGAATAAACATGTCGGGAATTCCTCGTTCGAGATCCCATCTGCATCTCTTAGCGTTTTCGATACTCTTAGCGTACTAATTTGGGTACCTATATATGACCGTATGATTGTACCATTAGCAAGAAAGTTCACAGGACATCCAAAAGGATTGACACAGCTTCAGAGGATCGGGATTGGCCTTGTCATATCGATATTGGCTATGGTATCAGCAGCGGTTTTAGAAATGATAAGACTAAGAATGATAAGGAGAGACAACTATTATGATCTTAAAGAAGTGCCTATGTCAGTATTTTGGCAAGCTCCACAGTATTTCATGATAGGATGTGCAGAAGTGTTTACATTTATCGGACAACTGGAATTCTTCTATCAGGAAGCGCCTGATGCTACGAGAAGTTTGTGTTCAGCTCTGTCACTGATTACGGTTGCGCTTGGGAATTATTTGAGTTCTCTGCTGATAACAATTGTTACAAGTATTAGTAGTAAAGATGGGAAAGCAGGATGGATACCAAAGAATTTGAATTATGGTCATATTGATTATTTTTTCTGGGTATTGGCTGTGATGAGTGTGGTGAACTTGGGAGTGTTCATCTTCATTTCGAAATGGTATACATATAAAACAGCAGTAGGAACTCTTCGTTGA